In a single window of the Anguilla rostrata isolate EN2019 chromosome 4, ASM1855537v3, whole genome shotgun sequence genome:
- the gpr12 gene encoding G-protein coupled receptor 12: MSEESPVTPSWMTPDPIWASTGAVTENITAATFSPAAVSPQSPEWLVNPWDVVLCTSGALIACENGLVVLVIWHNPALRAPMFLLIGSLALADLLAGLGLVLHFFFAYLLHSDPTQLLTVGLVVASFSASIFSLLAITIDRYLSLYYALTYNSERTLTFTYTMLVLLWGVSLCLGLLPVTGVNCLGAESTCSVVRPLTKNNVAVLSVSFLLLFGLMLQLYVQICKIVLHHAHQIALQHHFLTATPHYVTTRKGVSTLALILGTFAACWMPFTVYSLVGDYTYPPLYTYATLVPATYNSIINPLIYAFRNQEIQRALWLVCCGCVPASVAQRARTPSDV; the protein is encoded by the coding sequence ATGAGTGAGGAGTCGCCAGTAACCCCCAGCTGGATGACTCCTGACCCCATCTGGGCCAGCACGGGGGCAGTAACTGAGAACATCACCGCAGCAACGTTCTCCCCGGCAGCTGTATCCCCCCAGTCCCCCGAGTGGCTGGTGAACCCCTGGGATGTGGTGCTGTGCACATCAGGAGCGCTGATTGCCTGTGAGAATGGCCTAGTGGTGCTGGTCATCTGGCATAACCCTGCCCTGCGTGCCCCCATGTTCCTGCTCATCGGCAGCCTGGCACTGGCTGacctcctggctggcctgggCCTCGTCCTGCACTTCTTCTTTGCCTACCTGCTGCACTCCGATCCCACCCAGCTGCTGACAGTGGGGTTGGTGGTAGCATCCTTCTCTGCTTCCATCTTCAGCCTGCTGGCCATCACGATTGATCGTTACCTGTCTCTGTACTATGCCCTCACCTACAACTCTGAGCGCACGCTAACCTTCACCTACACCATGCTGGTGCTGCTGTGGGGCGTGTCGCTCTGCCTGGGCTTGTTGCCTGTCACTGGCGTCAATTGCCTGGGAGCAGAGTCTACCTGCAGCGTGGTGCGGCCACTGACCAAGAACAATGTAGCGGTGCTATCGGTCTCCTTCCTGCTGCTGTTTGGCCTAATGCTACAGCTCTACGTGCAGATCTGTAAAATAGTCCTGCACCACGCCCACCAGATTGCACTGCAACACCATTTCCTCACGGCTACGCCCCACTACGTCACCACCCGCAAGGGAGTGTCCACCCTGGCCCTCATCCTGGGCACCTTTGCAGCCTGTTGGATGCCCTTCACCGTCTATTCCCTGGTGGGAGACTATACCTACCCACCCCTCTACACCTATGCCACCCTAGTACCTGCCACCTACAACTCCATCATTAACCCGCTCATCTATGCCTTTCGCAACCAGGAGATTCAGCGGGCGCTGTGGCTGGTCTGCTGTGGATGTGTTCCTGCTAGTGTGGCCCAGCGTGCTCGCACGCCTAGTGACGTCTGA